TTCAGAAAGGTAGGTCAATCCAATAAGGTCTGTCTTGTGTTTAGGTGGCCCAGCCAACAGAGACTGTATTGAGTGTGTGCACTTCTTGCGAATAGTTCtgtgcagtctctctctttttttttttcctttccaggcCCTTTTCTACTGACACTACTCAGTAGTTTGTATTCCGCCTGGTTCTCTATGGACTTTGGTCTCTGTGCTTGGATGTATGTGGGGTTCTAGCTTGCTGCTGTCATGGGCTCTATAGTCTGCATCCATGGTGGGAGGGATctgggctgtgctgcctctgtgctACTCCCACACTGGGCATGaacaagtgagggggaggggtctGAACTGGTGGTTCGGAACAGAAATTTCCTACTtgatcttggagattatttttctttttcttccattcagcatttgtggagtccttctctaaTCTCTGTTGTACTCCCGAGATCCAAGCAAGTggcatttgtccttttatttgttattctgaGGGGAGAATTAACCAGGGGATGGCTTACATTACCATATTGGTGCATCATCCCTACAACAAATCTTTTGATGCCAGGGTGTAATTGCAACCCCTTCGGGAAAGGTCTAGCCAGACCTGTCTggagtctgctggttcttctctcttgattttagcttctggtttctgtggctttctccaaaatgtctctgggcttctgtcttctcataaaggactccagtgaagaattaagacccaccttgaatggggtgggtcacatctcaattagaATAGCCTAactgaaaggtcccacccacagtaggtctgcccccacaagaatggattaaaagaatatagtcttcagattcaaaccagcacacccaaaTAGGCCAATCTATAGAGATATATAGGTTATCTGCAGCTGAAAGGTGGAGGGGAATTTactattggggtgatgaaaatgttctaaactcaGATTGCAGTTATGGAtgtacaactctgaatatactaaaagctatTGAATTGTAAATGTTAAATAGGCATATTTTATATGTAAGTTAAATCTCAATAATGTTGTTAAAAAGGATCTATGGAGCTGTAGCCCTTTTTGCCTCAAATTTCTAAGTTTTGAATTAAGCTTTGCCTAAGAGAATGTTTTAATAGTCTTCAGGTAACTGCTTTTGATGGGTGCATTTTCAAACTGCAGAGGATGTAAGACACTATTTAATTATGACTCAGTACATATGTCAGTAAATAAGATTAAGCCTCATCAGAGCAGTGCTGACCTTGCCCTActgcttgttttttaaattgtttcctaGCAGATCCATGAAATAGACGTTTTATAGATTTATTGAATTCCTTCTACATCATAGGGACAGGACAAAAAGTACTGCAAAGTTGTAGAGTTAAATATGAGGCCAGCTTAAGTATCCTTAAGGGTTGGAGGTGTTaagaaaaaaagctaaaataatttgGCAGGTAAATTCATGGAAATAGGTGTATACTTTGTAAAAAGCTAAAAGTAGATTCTTTAATTCTTTCCTGAATGAGTTTCTGAATAAACCCTGCCTTTCTGGTTTTTCTgcctttcctgtttctgtttcCTAAGTCAGTGTTTCCTAAGGGATCATACTTGTAGTCCTGGCTGTACTATGATTTTAGATGATACACagtgactttttattttaatagttacaTATTTTAATATGACTTGGAGAAATATAACTAGACTTTCAAGTCATGATTTCATGGATATTGTTTGAGGTAAAACTGTAATAGGTCATGGTGTTATGTCTAAGCtccttttgttaaatattttaactagTAAATAATAGTACAGGCAGAATACTAAAAAGACGAAAATCATgaaaatggtatgtgaatatggtaTTAAAATATATCCCATTGACACTGTTGTTTTCCCTTTTAGGTGCCTATATCAATCAAGGGTAGCTTTTCTGCTAGTTATATCCCATTATCTATCTCTTGGAGTACCAGGATAGGATGAAAGTGTCTATCCTGAAATCAGGTTAGATTAGTGATCAGTGCTGTAATAGCTAGACAACAAATCAGTGCTGTTTTAAATAATTAACACTAACATAATATTGGTACTTTTTTGGGTCAAACCCTTTATAAGAGTTGATTTGGCAGATGAATCTGTGAACTACATAGTTGGCAGGGAGAGGAAAATCTTGTCTTGGTGATGAAAATCTACCCTTCTTCTCTTCAAATCTGCCTAATGAGATGGGGTGGACTGAGTGAGAAGAAAATGTTGTCTTGGTGATGAAAATCTACCCTTCTTCTCTTTTGAAATCTACCTAATGAGATGGGGTGGAGTGAGTATGTGCCTCTGCTTATGAGTCTGCGAATGTTTTAGGCAGCTTGAATCATATTCATGGTGGCCCTTTCACAGTGAAAATGTGAGCTTCTTGTGAATAAGACCTGCATTTGAGGTTCTTTTCTTATAAAACGAGGCAATactgcttctctttctcctcagcctccctttccctctccttttttctttttcaaatattggGCCCTAATCCACTATGGAAAGAGTCTACAATTAAATTTACAAGGACATGGGCTAATTAAAGGATCTTGTTGTGACCCAGAAGCCACAGTGACAGGGAGAGGAATCTGGATGCTCTCTTTGGGGATTTCTCTCCATCAGGACCGTGTCAGATCTCAGCATTGCTATCAAGCAGGATTTTCAGGTTGGGTTATGGCCTGCTTCCTTGGCAAACTGCTTCGTTAGTAGATTAACTTAGTTGGAAACTTCCCAGCCTGTTTCACGATGCAGCCATATAGTGAGCATGGGTCCTTTggctttcttctaggaatttcataTACATTTTGAGAATTACTTTTTTTGGTTCCTTAGTAACTCAGTTTGTTCTCTGAGGATAGTGTTTTGTAGTATTCTTAGCATAGCAATAGCTTCAGTGGATAGGAATGACATCTGTCTAACCAGATGAAAGAGGGAGGACATTTTAAAACTCTAAATctaaaaatcttatttcctgacCTATAAATTTAATGTGGAATGGTCCTAGAGATGAATCATCCCTGGTCAGAGTTATTAGCTCTGTGTTTACTGTACTTCTCTAGTGATAGGttcttataaaatggaaatatttttcctttcgtAGTTCAAATTAAGATTATTCTAGCTTTAGTCATTTCCCAATGCAGTTACATAAAAAGTGAAGCCCAGAGAAATCCATCTATGCCAGGGTTAAGTTAGCACTTTTTTGGGTGATATAGAAACCTGTCTAAAAGAGAGTTTGTGTGGCAAATTAATATTTAATCTACAGAAGAGTTACAGTTAAAGGCTAAAGAGAATTGGACTCTTCTTGCTATATAGATAGTAATAGTTTCTTTAAAATGCTTTGTAGCTTAGGGTTGCCTGTGGTCAAACTTAAATCTTGATGCTTCAGTGTTCTGAACAAAATTATGTACATAGCTGTGAGTCCCTACTAAAAAATCATCTGGAATGCGGTAGTTAGGAGATAAAatgcttgtttattttatttgaaaagatgGACCTTGAAATGTTTAGTTCTGTGGTGTCTGaggaaaactaattttttttaccagaattttaaagcatacaGTCCTCAAATAATCCATTCTCTTTTAGTCTTTTAGCGGTTATCTTTTAGTCACTCAGTCCAGGTGCCTTTGTGGAAAATAGCCTGAAGACAATGGCTTTTTGAACTGTTCATTTATGCATTATTTGGGATATTACAGAGAAACTCTGCGCCTAAAAATAGCCATGCATAGTCATATTTAGCCTGAAATTTTATAGTTAAGTTTTAATGTGGGCTATATAATCTCTTCATTATTCAGAACAGGATTTTTAGTCAACATTTAAACCTGTTAGTGCTTGGCAGTGCCTTACACCTAATAGGCAATATACTTGTAAGTTGAATGCTTATAactgttactatttttatttttagaaaaggtACAGTTTGGCAGTGGGGCCTCCCAAAAAAGACCCAAAAGTTAAGGGTGTCCAGTCAGCTGCAGTACAGGCGTTtctcagaaggaaagaagaggagcTGAGGAAGAAAAGTATGTatctacatttttattctcaattttaaagttttctaCATTCACATCTAGCTTGTACTGAACAAGTGGACAAGTggatatttgaaaacataaaaggcTAATGGATTTGCCTTGTGGGTGTCTAGGTCAACTGTATTTATGGCTTATATGTGTTCTTATGTTGATAATTACCATGGAAGTATCTTTTATTCCCTCTTAAATTAAAAGGTTCTTGGGGACAGTGAGAATATCTTCTCATTGACCATAGAGAGTACCCAATAAGAATGCCATTCTTTGACCTTGGTTCTAGGTCTGCTTTTtcctattttgtattttaacttttttattattgagagtgctatctaaaagaataaaatagggaCACTTTCTGAAAACCATTAAGCTCAAGAAGTAGTTTTACTTCCTGCAAATAACAAGGAAATTGATTTAATAAGTTTACATATTCATTGATTCATAATTAAGAACAACTGTTAAGTGGATAGTAATATCCCCTTAATTAGTATATTTGTTTGGTATTAACAGTTTTCTATATTTAAAGCTGAAAACCAAGCCTTCCACTTGCTTAGTCATTTAGAAAAACCCATATGTGACCCACGCATGTAAAGATGACTCAATTGATACTTGTTTAAAATTACTTCCTTATTTTGATTCCTAGAtgtcttcagactgtaatttgAGCATCACTTGTGTTTTGGCCACCTACTGATTTCAGATGTGCATACAAGCATCTTGGCATATTGAGACCTTGAAATAataacatgtttttgttttgtccctTTTAGCCttagaggagaaaaggagaaaagaagaactAGTGAAAAAGCGAATTGAGCTAAAACATGACAAGAAAGCAAGAGCTATGGCTAAGAGGACaaaggataatttccatggttaCGATGGGATTCCTGttgaggaaaagtcaaagaagaggCAGGCAATGGAAAGCCACACCAGCCAGGGAACAGACCAAGAGTATGACATGGAAGAAGAGGATGAATTCTTAGAATACAATCAAGAGGAATCAGAGCAGGAGTATGAGGAAGAACAAGAACCTCCCAAAGTTGAAAGCAAACCAAAGGTCTCCCTTAAAAGTGCCCCACCACCCATGAACTTCACTGATCTACTCAGGCTGGCTGAGAAAAAGCAGTATGAGCCAGTGGAGATAAAGATagtgaagaaaaaagaagagcggCCTATGACTGCGGAAGAACTTAGGGAGCGAGAGTTCCTTGAACGAAAGCATAGGAAAAAGAAACCTGAGACAGATGTAAGACTACCTCCAACTGTGTCCAAAAAGGCACCCTCTCAAAAAGAAACTGTGGGCACAAAACTTAGCAAAGGTTCTGGGGACAAGCATCCTTCCAAGGGAACTCCCCTTCCTTGTGCTGAGAAGAAATCCAGACCCAACATAGCCAGTGAAAAACCCTTAGGTTTGTCATCATCCAAATCCATGCCAGGAGAGAGGACCAAGGCAGGATCTGGCAATTGCTCCCAACCCTCACTTCGTGAGGGCCGTGACAGACCTGTTTTCAATGGGGCAGGGAAGCCCCACTCCAGCACCTATTCACCAAGTGTCCCAAAGACTTCTGCCAGTGGGACTCAGAAATCTGTTACTGAGCATAAAGCCAAAAAATCTCCTCTTTCTCATCCTAGCCATTCCAGGCCTGGGCCGTTGGTCACTCCACACAATAAGGCTAAGAGTCTAGGTGTCAGGCAGCCAGACAGCAGCTCCAACTCAGCCCCTGGGCGGCCCAGCACAGGGACAGCTCGGCCCACAGTTAATTCTGGCCCTGTGCCTAGGCGTCAGAATGGCAGCTCCAGCTCAGGATCTGAGAGATCAGTCAGTGGGACCAAGAAGCCAGCCAGTGACTCATATCCCTCTGGGCGGACAGTCAGTGGTCCAAGTGGCCCTGGACGACCGGCAAGCAACTCAAGTGGCCCTGGGCGGCCCATCAGTGGCTTGGGTGGTTCTGGGAGACCTGCAGGCCGCTCTGGTGGCCCTGGGCGACCTGTGAGCAGTCCACATGACCTTCGGCAAACAGTTAGTGGTTCAGGCCCCCCGGGGCGATTAGTCAGTGGCCCTGGGAGATCAGTAAGTGGCTTGGTTCCAGCTGGACGGACTGTTAGTAGTTCAGGCCCTGGAAGACCAGTGAGCAGCTTGGCACCTGGGCGAACAGTTAGTAGCTCAGGTCCCCCCTTAAAACCCAAGTGCACTGTTGTGGCAGAAACAATTTCTTCCAAGAATATCATTAGCCGGTCCAGcaatggacagatgaatggaatgaAGCCTTCCCTATCTAACTACACATCTGCCCAAGGTAAGATTGCCCCTTACCCTGAGAGTATTTGTTTGTCACTAGGAAATTGGAGAGTGTGTTTGTTCCAGAGATCCTGAGAACCCTTCCGTGTGTTCTTTAATGTACTCTATTGCTGATAGAATCCTAATGTTTTGTCTACCTTGTGCCAGATGGTTTCTTCAGTGATTATGACTTGGAAAATTCTTTACAAAGAGACTTATCTAGGGCCCTCTGTGTTACTCCAGTAGTGTCCCCAAGTGCAATAAACTTAACTGTGTGATTCGTGAGATAGGGTGAGAGCACAGGTGTTATGTAGTTCAATGGATggattaaactttattttttcatgaggCCTAGTGAGACCTGTCTTCAGGATCAGAGTTTAATTGTGCTAGCTTAAAGCACTTTGGTacatcatttattcagcaaatatttattaagcactcacTGTGTGCCATGAACTGTTGTAGACTGTCCTTGTGTTTTTGCTTCTTATGTCCTTGTGTTTTTGCATCAAGGCCCTACCTACTGGTCCTTTAGGAATCCGTAATGTCCAAAGATACAGCATTGGTGGCACCTGCTAGTTGCTAGGTCATGGTTGCTTCCTGCTAATAGGCATTTGTTTAAAGCACTTGTTAGGTACCATAGAGAATCTAAATATAAACGAAAGATAAGTTTCCTTTCTTTAAACTTCCTAATTCATCTAGACTAATGTTCTCAACTAGGGGTGGTTTTGCTctccaggggacatttggaaatgtctggATACATTTTTGTTTGCCACAGCTGGGGGCaggggatgctactggcatctagtgggtagatgccagggatgctgctaaatattctACAGTACACATAGAACAgtctccacaacaaagaattgaTCCTGTACAAAAGGTCAGTAGtattgaggttgagaaaccctgagttGGGGAGACAAGCCATGCATGTTAAAAACAACTGTGGAGGCTGGCTATGCAGTGGCGGTGGCGCGACAGCGACCCAAGCCAGGGTGAAGTGGGAAGCAAGTTGCGGGGTGGAGGCACTCGTTTCCAATTCCCAACTACAAGCCAGAAATTTGTAGATGGGGCTGCTAGTCTGCACCTGCAGCTGAGGGAGAAGAGCAGCGGTGGGCGTAGGGGAGTGGTGGCACAGAGGCGGCCAAGGTGCAAGCCGCAATGCAGCACGTGTTGGATAACCTTATGGAGCTGCCCTCATCTACAGGAGCAGAAGAAATAGATCTAATTTTCCTCAAGGGGATTATGGAGAATCCTATTGTGAAATCACTTGCTAAGTGAGATTATTTCCTACCATTGAATCAGTGTGTGAGCTTCATGTGAAAAAACCTTCAGGCTCATGAGAGGCTAGAAGATTCAAAACTAGAAGCTGTCAGTGACAATAGTTTGGAATTAGTCAATGAAATTCTTGAAGACATCACTGCTTTAATAAATGTGGGTGAAAATGTGGCAGAACTGGTTGGTATACTCAAAGAGCCTCACTTCTAGTCACTCTTGGAGGCCCATGATATTGTGGCATCAAAGTGTTATGATTCACCTCCATCAAGCCCAAAAATTAATAATTCTATCAATAATCAGTTATTACCAGTAGATGCTATTCATATTCTTGGTATTCACAAAAGAGCTGGGGAGTCATTGGGCATAACATTCAAGGTTGAAAATAATGATCTGGTAATTGCCCGAATCCTTCATGGAGGAATGATAGATCAACGAGGTCTCCTTCATGAGGAAGATACCATTAAAGAAGTCAATGGCCATGagattggaaacaatccaaaggaGTTACAAGAGTTACTGAAACATTAGTGGAAGTATCACCCTAAAAATTTTACCACGCTATAGAGATACCATTATTCCTCAACAGGTATTTGTAAAATGTCATTTTGATTATAATCCATACTATGATAACCTGATAGCCTGCAAAGAAGCAGGACTGAAGTTTTCAAAAGGAGAAATTCTTCGAATTTTAAACAGAGAAGATCCAAATTGGTGGCAGAGGGAGGAAGTGCTGGTTTCATTCCAAGTCAgttcctggaagagaagagaaaggcatTTGTTAGAAGAGACTGGGAAAATTCAGGACTTTTTTGTGGAACAataagtagcaaaaaaaaaaaaaaaaaaaaaaaaaaagatgtatctCACCACCAGAAATGCAGAATTTGATTGTCATGAATCCAAGTGAGTTACACAAGTTACTGAAACATTAGTGGAAGTATCACCCTaaaaattttaccaagcattcaaggtTGAAAATAATGATCTGGTAATTGCCCGATATATGAAGAGGTAGCCAAAGTGCCCCTGTTCCAGAGAAACATGTTAGTACTGATAGGAGCCCCAGGTGTGGGCCAAAGAAGCTTGAAAAATGGGTTAATCGTATTGAATCCCACTAGATTTGGAATTACAGTGCCATTTACTTCATGGAAACcaagaggagatgaaaaagatggGCAGGCATATATATTTGTGTCACAATCTAAAATGGAAGCAGATTTTAAAGCTGGAAAGTATTTGGAACATGGAAAATATGAAGGAAATCTCTATGGAATCAAGACAGATTCTATTCTTGAAGTTGTCCAAACTAGAAGAACTTGTATTTTGTCATCCCACAAGCACTGAAAGTGTTGAAGACAGCAGATTTCATGCCCTGTATTGTATTTATTGCTGACCCAGAACTAGAGACATTAAGTGCCATGCACAAAGCTGTGGTGGATGCTAGAATCACTACCAAGCTTTTGACGGACTCTGACTTGAAGAAAACAGCTCATGAACATGCAGGGATCCGGAGAGCATAAAACCACTGTTTTGATTTGATCATCATGAACAACAATCTAGACAAAGCCTTTGAGAAACTACAAACTGCAATAGAGAAACTGAGAATGGAACCACAGTGGGTCCCAATAAGCTGGGTTTACTGATAATTCAGTAAGgttaacaattaaaataaaacttttaaagagtGACTACAACCAATAAACCTTCTACTGAGAAAATACATGCAGAGATAGAAGCTGTCTGCCAAGTTCAGGCATTTTTATTGTATAGATTGAAATAACAGTACACTattctaaatttttatataaaatgtggtTGGGAAAGTGTActaatatataatttatcttaatttttctaactttttatggATACTCTTTCTGTTCatattatataaagaaatgtgtTGAATTTTATGGTTTGATTTAGTACTCTTGCCTTTTTCACAAAGGAATTTTCATTCACTCTAACATTGTTCTCACATTTTCACTGTTATAAAGAATACTTGAAATAGTTTTGTAAAGCTCATTTAGTTTAGTGTTTTAATTAGTGAAGGGTCAGTTACTCTTATGAGGAGAAAATAGTAATTACTGAcctcccttttcattttcttacagAAGCAGAATTTTAATGTCAGTGCTATAGCTAGTCTACTACCATCCTAGTCGGACATCAGAATTCTGCCCAGTGCtctatgttttcattatttcaaagaTGTATCGCTAtccattctaattttttttttttttttaatcatcattttattgagatagattcacatacctcgcagtcatacaaaacaaattgtactttcgattgtttacagtaccattacatagttgtacattcatcacctaaatcaatccctgacaccttcattagcacacacacaaaaataacaagaataataattagagtgaaaaagagcaattgaagtaaaaaagaacactgggtacctttgtctgtttgtttccttcccctacttttc
This genomic stretch from Choloepus didactylus isolate mChoDid1 chromosome 6, mChoDid1.pri, whole genome shotgun sequence harbors:
- the SPTY2D1 gene encoding protein SPT2 homolog, producing MDFREILLIASKGQGVSNVPKRYSLAVGPPKKDPKVKGVQSAAVQAFLRRKEEELRKKTLEEKRRKEELVKKRIELKHDKKARAMAKRTKDNFHGYDGIPVEEKSKKRQAMESHTSQGTDQEYDMEEEDEFLEYNQEESEQEYEEEQEPPKVESKPKVSLKSAPPPMNFTDLLRLAEKKQYEPVEIKIVKKKEERPMTAEELREREFLERKHRKKKPETDVRLPPTVSKKAPSQKETVGTKLSKGSGDKHPSKGTPLPCAEKKSRPNIASEKPLGLSSSKSMPGERTKAGSGNCSQPSLREGRDRPVFNGAGKPHSSTYSPSVPKTSASGTQKSVTEHKAKKSPLSHPSHSRPGPLVTPHNKAKSLGVRQPDSSSNSAPGRPSTGTARPTVNSGPVPRRQNGSSSSGSERSVSGTKKPASDSYPSGRTVSGPSGPGRPASNSSGPGRPISGLGGSGRPAGRSGGPGRPVSSPHDLRQTVSGSGPPGRLVSGPGRSVSGLVPAGRTVSSSGPGRPVSSLAPGRTVSSSGPPLKPKCTVVAETISSKNIISRSSNGQMNGMKPSLSNYTSAQGPQRFPFPSGYKRQRDDEEEEDDEYDSEMEDFIEDEGEPQEEISKHIREIFGYDRKKYKDESDYALRYMESSWKEQQKEEAKSLRLGVQEDLEEMRREEEELKRRKAKKLKRR